The Hydrogenophaga crocea genome contains a region encoding:
- a CDS encoding pyrimidine/purine nucleoside phosphorylase, which produces MSTTQISGVTVATQANVYFDGKCVSHSLTLADGTKKSVGVILPATLTFNTGAPEIMECVAGGCEYLLSGASEWVKSGPGDTFKVPGNSSFQIRVAESYHYICHFG; this is translated from the coding sequence ATGAGCACCACCCAGATCAGCGGCGTGACCGTCGCCACCCAGGCCAACGTCTACTTCGACGGCAAGTGCGTGAGCCACAGCCTCACGCTCGCCGACGGCACGAAAAAGTCGGTGGGCGTGATCCTGCCCGCCACGCTGACCTTCAACACCGGCGCGCCCGAGATCATGGAATGCGTGGCCGGCGGCTGCGAGTACCTGCTGAGCGGCGCGAGCGAGTGGGTCAAGAGCGGCCCGGGCGACACCTTCAAGGTGCCCGGCAACAGCAGCTTCCAGATCCGCGTCGCCGAGTCCTACCACTACATCTGCCACTTCGGCTGA
- a CDS encoding ArsC family reductase produces MITLHGIPNCDTVKKARAWLDANGRPYQFHDFKKLGVPEAGIAAWIAAHGWETVLNRKGTAWRALDEATRAGVTDAASAAALMRAHPSLVKRPVVAWSDGRTTVGFDAADWAQRR; encoded by the coding sequence ATGATCACGCTGCACGGCATCCCCAACTGCGACACGGTGAAGAAGGCCCGCGCCTGGCTCGACGCGAACGGCCGCCCTTACCAGTTCCACGACTTCAAGAAGCTCGGCGTGCCCGAGGCCGGCATCGCCGCCTGGATCGCGGCCCATGGCTGGGAAACGGTGCTCAACCGCAAGGGCACGGCCTGGCGCGCGCTCGACGAGGCCACCCGCGCGGGCGTGACCGACGCCGCCAGCGCCGCCGCGCTCATGCGCGCCCATCCCAGCCTCGTCAAGCGCCCGGTGGTCGCCTGGAGCGACGGCCGCACCACCGTGGGCTTCGACGCGGCCGACTGGGCGCAGCGCCGCTGA